Proteins found in one Carassius auratus strain Wakin chromosome 12, ASM336829v1, whole genome shotgun sequence genomic segment:
- the neurl2 gene encoding neuralized-like protein 2: MAAVLGQFMEFHSVHGTNVRLDPSRTQATRVESFANGVCFSRGPLSPGEIFLVEIEEKELGWCGHLRIGLTAHDPRTLETVPEYSLPDLVDMGDSWVFAITRNHNKVIEEEGEGGEQPNVGDEAENKPKTFFTDTHLYIENIGIPRDKLVGRSRPGRFSHILDDLYKTNALPPTARRSRIGVVYVPKGQGCADMHIIVNGEDMGASAKSIPTNKPLYAVVDVFAATKCVRIVQVEYGFASLQTLCRKTIQKHIIHRMALDWLELPELLKHYCKYE, from the exons ATGGCAGCAGTTTTGGGTCAGTTTATGGAATTCCATTCAGTTCACGGGACAAATGTGAGACTGGACCCCTCGAGGACTCAAGCCACCCGAGTAGAAAGTTTTGCAAATGGTGTCTGCTTCAGTAGAGGCCCTTTAAGCCCTGGAGAGATCTTCCTAGTGGAGATAGAAGAGAAAGAACTGGGTTGGTGTGGTCATTTAAGGATCGGACTTACTGCCCACGACCCTCGGACACTGGAAACTGTGCCAGAATACTCTCTGCCTGATCTAGTGGATATGGGAGACAGCTGGGTATTTGCAATAACAAGAAATCATAATAAAGTCATTGAAGAAGAAGGAGAAGGTGGTGAACAGCCAAATGTTGGTGATGAGGCAGAAAACAAGCCTAAAACATTTTTCACAGACACTCACCTGTATATAGAAAACATAGGCATACCCAGAGACAAGTTGGTGGGACGCAGTCGACCCGGGAGATTCAGTCACATCCTGGATGATCTGTATAAAACCAACGCTCTACCCCCCACGGCCCGTCGCAGTCGGATAGGGGTTGTCTATGTACCTAAGGGACAAGGGTGTGCCGACATGCACATTATTGTCAATGGTGAAGACATGGGAGCCTCTGCAAAGAGCATCCCCACCAATAAGCCGCTGTATGCTGTTGTGGATGTATTTGCAGCTACTAAATGTGTTCGGATTGTCCAGGTGGAATATGGAT TTGCCTCACTGCAGACACTCTGCCGAAAGACAATCCAGAAACACATCATTCACAGAATGGCTTTGGACTGGTTGGAACTTCCTGAGTTACTTAAACACTATTGTAAATATGAGTGA
- the mlst8 gene encoding target of rapamycin complex subunit lst8 translates to MNVNQGTVGSDPVILATAGYDHTVRFWQAHSGICTRTVQHQDSQVNSLEVTPDRSMIAATGYQHIRMYDLNSNNPNPVINYDGVSKNITSVGFHEDGRWMYTGGEDCMARIWDLRSRNLQCQRIFQVNAPINCVCLHPNQAELIVGDQSGVIHIWDLKTDHNEQLIPEPDVSVNSVHIDPDASYMAAVNSSGNCYVWNLAGGIGDEVTQLIPKTKIPAHKRYSLRCKFSPDSTLLATCSADQTCKIWRTSNFSLMTELSIKSNNPGETSRGWMWDCAFSGDSQYIVTASSDNLARLWCVETGEIKREYSGHQKAVVCLAFNDSVLG, encoded by the exons ATGAATGTGAATCAAGGCACCGTGGGCAGTGATCCGGTGATACTCGCCACCGCTGGATATGATCACACCGTCCGGTTCTGGCAGGCTCACAGTGGCATCTGCACGAGAACCGTCCAGCACCAGGACTCT CAGGTGAATTCCCTTGAAGTGACACCTGATAGGAGCATGATTGCTGCTACTG GTTATCAACACATACGCATGTATGACTTAAATTCAAATAATCCAAACCCTGTGATCAATTACGACGGTGTCAGCAAGAACATCACGTCTGTTGGCTTTCACGAGGATGGGCGGTGGATGTACACGGGTGGAGAAGACTGCATGGCTCGCATCTGGGACTTGAG GTCAAGGAATCTACAGTGCCAAAGAATATTTCAAGTCAATGCACCtattaattgtgtgtgtcttCATCCCAATCAG GCTGAATTAATTGTTGGGGACCAAAGTGGCGTTATCCAtatttgggatttaaaaacagacCACAATGAACAGCTCATCCCTGAGCCAGATGTGTCCGTCAACTCAGTCCATATCGATCCTGATGCCAGTTATATGGCTGCAGTCAACAGCTCG GGCAACTGTTATGTTTGGAATTTGGCCGGAGGAATCGGCGATGAGGTGACACAACTCATACCCAAGACCAAGATCCCTGCTCACAAACGCTACTCATTACGCTGCAAATTCAGCCCAGACTCCAC ATTGTTGGCCACATGCTCCGCTGACCAGACCTGTAAAATCTGGAGAACCTCCAACTTCTCTCTGATGACAGAGTTGAGTATAAAGAGTAACAACCCAGGAGAGACGTCCCGAGGCTGGATGTGGGATTGTGCCTTCTCTGGAGATTCACAATACATAGTTACAG CCTCCTCAGATAACCTTGCACGTCTGTGGTGTGTGGAGACTGGAGAGATCAAACGGGAATACAGTGGCCATCAGAAGGCCGTGGTGTGTTTGGCCTTCAATGACAGTGTGCTTGGATAG
- the pgp gene encoding glycerol-3-phosphate phosphatase yields the protein MASSKCTRLTEALSRPLLDSVDSVLFDCDGVLWRGDQAIPGASEVINSLKKSGKQVFFVTNNSSKTRQMYADKLGKLGFDASKDEVFGTGYCSAMYLKNVCKLDGKVYLIGSNAMRQELEYVGIQPVGVGPDPISGVQKDWANIPLDNEVRAVLVGFDEHFSYMKLNRALQYLCNPDCQFVGTNMDATLPLEGGKTIPGTGCILRSVETAAQRQAQVVGKPSNFIFECVASQFGLNPERCLMVGDRLDTDIMLGSNCGLKTLLALTGVSTVAEAEANQKSECPQRQKMVPDYYIESVADILPALQA from the exons ATGGCTTCATCTAAGTGTACGCGGCTGACAGAAGCTCTGAGCAGACCGTTACTGGACTCAGTGGACAGTGTGCTCTTTGACTGCGATGGTGTATTATGGAGAGGGGACCAAGCCATCCCCGGAGCATCTGAGGTTATTAATTCTCTGAAGAAAAGCGGCAAACAGGTGTTTTTTGTTACAAACAACAGCTCGAAGACCCGACAAATGTACGCGGATAAATTAGGCAAGCTCGGTTTCGATGCCTCCAAGGACGAGGTGTTCGGGACCGGGTACTGCTCGGCGATGTACCTAAAAAATGTGTGTAAACTCgacggaaaagtctatttaattGGGAGCAATGCGATGAGGCAGGAGCTCGAGTACGTGGGGATCCAGCCGGTCGGTGTAGGACCTGACCCCATCTCAGGAGTCCAGAAAGACTGGGCGAATATTCCTCTCGATAATGAGGTCCGAGCTGTACTGGTCGGCTTTGATGAACATTTCAGCTACATGAAGCTCAACAGAGCTCTGCAGTACCTGTGCAACCCCGACTGTCAGTTCGTGGGCACTAACATGGACGCGACGCTGCCTCTGGAGGGAGGCAAAACGATCCCTG GGACAGGGTGCATTCTTAGGTCGGTAGAGACCGCGGCGCAGCGCCAAGCTCAAGTGGTCGGAAAGCCCAGCAACTTCATATTCGAGTGTGTGGCCAGCCAGTTCGGGCTGAACCCTGAGAGGTGTCTGATGGTCGGAGATAGACTGGACACGGACATCATGCTAGGCTCAAACTGTGGCCTGAAGACCCTGCTGGCCCTCACAGGAGTTTCTACTGTAGCCGAAGCTGAGGCAAACCAGAAGAGCGAATGTCCACAGCGGCAGAAGATGGTGCCTGACTACTATATAGAGAGCGTTGCTGATATTTTACCTGCACTACAAGCATAG
- the bricd5 gene encoding BRICHOS domain-containing protein 5 isoform X1, translated as MDPTMSLKHLLQNYARAVPSKKEVRQVPRGEAKQGRMVRCWKLSEASLEDPQNMHCGPLSSSRVPHKVLWGSIAAMLLIVIIALGVTAHLGLQHKAQSSLQVVRIPDHTGDLINQSALIDKHNSIVTYSVTSHVNHTSTVIFDMRHGLVCYKPGNQDSCFLRRMESLDYENVQSHLNKSEQEVRQVWVVGNQTEKHTEFLGVLPGSRVEASTLQEPLQSICQQASVYWTRRSDGPGKQRLIYFCIDICFPSNICVSVCFYYLPE; from the exons AAAGAAGTAAGACAGGTACCGCGAGGAGAAGCAAAACAGGGCAGAATGGTGAGGTGCTGGAAGCTTTCGGAAGCCAGTCTGGAGGACCCACAGAACATG CACTGTGGTCCTTTGAGCTCCTCCAGGGTTCCTCACAAAGTTCTCTGGGGGAGTATTGCTGCCATGCTGCTCATTGTTATCATCGCTCTCGGTGTGACCGCACATCTAGGGCTACAGCACAAGGCACAA TCTTCATTGCAGGTTGTCAGAATTCCTGATCACACAGGAGACTTGATCAATCAGTCGGCTCTGATTGACAAGCACAACAGCATAGTGACCTACTCTGTGACTTCCCATGTCAACCACACCTCCACAGTGATTTTTGACATGAGACAT GGGCTGGTATGCTATAAGCCTGGCAACCAGGACAGCTGCTTTCTTCGCCGGATGGAAAGTTTGGATTACGAGAATGTGCAGTCTCATCTGAACAAGTCTGAGCAAGAG GTTCGTCAGGTCTGGGTGGTGGGAAATCAGACTGAAAAACACACTGAGTTTTTGGGAGTGCTGCCCGGCAGTCGTGTTGAAGCTTCCACCCTTCAAGAACCTCTTCAGTCCATCTGTCAGCAGGCCTCTGTGTACTGGACTAGAAGATCTGATG GGCCCGGGAAACAAAGACTTATTTACTTCTGCATCGACATCTGCTTtcccagcaacatttgtgtttctgtgtgcttCTACTACTTGCCAGAGTGA
- the bricd5 gene encoding BRICHOS domain-containing protein 5 isoform X2, with protein MVRCWKLSEASLEDPQNMHCGPLSSSRVPHKVLWGSIAAMLLIVIIALGVTAHLGLQHKAQSSLQVVRIPDHTGDLINQSALIDKHNSIVTYSVTSHVNHTSTVIFDMRHGLVCYKPGNQDSCFLRRMESLDYENVQSHLNKSEQEVRQVWVVGNQTEKHTEFLGVLPGSRVEASTLQEPLQSICQQASVYWTRRSDGPGKQRLIYFCIDICFPSNICVSVCFYYLPE; from the exons ATGGTGAGGTGCTGGAAGCTTTCGGAAGCCAGTCTGGAGGACCCACAGAACATG CACTGTGGTCCTTTGAGCTCCTCCAGGGTTCCTCACAAAGTTCTCTGGGGGAGTATTGCTGCCATGCTGCTCATTGTTATCATCGCTCTCGGTGTGACCGCACATCTAGGGCTACAGCACAAGGCACAA TCTTCATTGCAGGTTGTCAGAATTCCTGATCACACAGGAGACTTGATCAATCAGTCGGCTCTGATTGACAAGCACAACAGCATAGTGACCTACTCTGTGACTTCCCATGTCAACCACACCTCCACAGTGATTTTTGACATGAGACAT GGGCTGGTATGCTATAAGCCTGGCAACCAGGACAGCTGCTTTCTTCGCCGGATGGAAAGTTTGGATTACGAGAATGTGCAGTCTCATCTGAACAAGTCTGAGCAAGAG GTTCGTCAGGTCTGGGTGGTGGGAAATCAGACTGAAAAACACACTGAGTTTTTGGGAGTGCTGCCCGGCAGTCGTGTTGAAGCTTCCACCCTTCAAGAACCTCTTCAGTCCATCTGTCAGCAGGCCTCTGTGTACTGGACTAGAAGATCTGATG GGCCCGGGAAACAAAGACTTATTTACTTCTGCATCGACATCTGCTTtcccagcaacatttgtgtttctgtgtgcttCTACTACTTGCCAGAGTGA
- the meiob gene encoding meiosis-specific with OB domain-containing protein, with translation MKKMYGSIGNYVPISDLNINITHSKVVGVIIGKTDSRGFPDRKNAGSERFTFSFTIKDSPEHFINVSAWGNEEYVQGLSSRFQIGDCVVIENPLVVTKDYEKEERFCPSTPSTYRLLVTETHSNIRICSDLETEARILPLFHMPIKDSRDFYSLGDITANGESLNGHIINILAAVQSIGEEKFFTKSDGRKGQRLEIKLFDDTGKSFPFVCWDKETIRLVQTLTQRETVLFIADARITFDSFRSCMTATATSKTIITLNPDTAEANQLYTCIRELLEAGGLDDQDILSGDDVQLDSISDVLTVEKLKARSQEHAEVLHCIIFGFITSLELNSSISKVIRKRCAKCKFRINEESQTCSNDACPNQGQQLQATEGFDLLVDISDHTGTVQSCSLAGTVAEKTLGCKTEEFLRLSESQRMTLKWQFLLERCKIYLKVFPSTRSRSGMRASILSCALADPVEVKQNFASFVV, from the exons ATGAAAAAGATGTACGGTTCAATCGGAAACTACGTTCCAATAAGTGACCTAAACATAAACATCACACACTCG AAGGTGGTCGGAGTTATAATTGGGAAAACTGATTCAAGAGGATTTCCAGACCGGAAAA atgCTGGCTCTGAAAGGTTTActttcagctttaccatcaaagATTCCCCAGAACATTTTATCAATGTGTCTGCATGGGGAAATGAGGAATATGTCCAAGGACTGAGCAGTCGCTTTCAGATTGGGGATTGTG TTGTAATTGAAAATCCCCTCGTAGTGACCAAAGACTATGAGAAAGAAGAAAGATTTTGCCCTTCAACacccag taccTACAGGCTGTTGGTAACAGAGACTCACTCAAACATTAGGATATGCTCAGATTTAGAAACAGAGGCCAGGATTCTGCCACTATTCCACATGCCAATTAAAGACTCAAGGGACTTCTATTCATTGGGAGACATTACTGCAAATGGAGAGAGTCTGAATGGACACATCATTAACATTCTAGCAGCAGTGCAGTCG ATTGGAGAGGAGAAATTCTTTACCAAATCTGATGGACGCAAAGGACAGAGGCTAGAAATAAAGCTCTTTGATGACACTGGGAAATCATTCCCTTTTGTGTG CTGGGATAAAGAGACTATTAGGCTGGTACAAACACTGACACAAAGAGAAACAg TGCTGTTTATTGCAGATGCCCGCATCACTTTTGACAGCTTTCGCAGCTGTATGACAGCAACAGCCACCTCAAAGACAATCATTACCCTCAACCCTG atACAGCAGAAGCCAACCAGCTGTACACATGTATCAGGGAACTGCTAGAAGCTGGAGGACTGGATGACCAAGACATCCTCTCAGGTGACGATGTGCAAT TGGATTCCATTAGTGATGTTCTGACTGTGGAAAAGCTTAAAGCCAGAAGTCAAGAACATGCTGAGGTCCTTCACTGCATAATATTTGGATTCATCACAAGTCTGGAACTAAATTCCTCCATCTCAAAGGTCATACGCAAGAGATG TGCCAAATGCAAATTTCGAATCAATGAGGAGAGTCAGACATGTTCCAATGATGCCTGTCCAAATCAAGGACAACAGCTCCAGGCCACTGAAGGCTTTGACCTGCTGGTGGACATCAGTGATCACACTGGGACTGTGCAGTCGTGCAGCCTGGCAGGCACAGTGGCTGAGAAAACCCTGGGCTGTAAA ACAGAAGAGTTTTTGCGTCTGTCGGAGTCTCAAAGGATGACTCTGAAGTGGCAGTTTCTTCTGGAGAGATGCAAAATCTATCTAAag gtttTTCCATCTACTAGAAGCAGAAGTGGAATGAGGGCAAGCATTTTGTCATGTGCACTCGCTGACCCCGTTGAAGTGAAGCAAAACTTTGCCTCCTTTGTGGTTTGA
- the LOC113111760 gene encoding methionine-R-sulfoxide reductase B1-A, which translates to MSFCSFFGKEYYKDNFKPGIYVCSQCGHPLFSSRSKYEHSSPWPAFTETLREDSVSKHMETLTAYKVLCGKCGNGLGHEFLNDGPEDGLSRFUIFSHSLKFVPKDKVDKQ; encoded by the exons ATgtcattttgttcttttttcgGGAAGGAGTATTATAAAGATAATTTTAAACCCG GTATATATGTTTGCTCCCAGTGTGGGCATCCACTCTTTTCTAGCAGATCCAAATATGAGCATTCCTCCCCCTGGCCTGCCTTCACTGAAACCCTCCGAGAGGACAGTGTATCAAAACACATGGAGACATTAACAGCCTACAAG GTTCTGTGTGGCAAGTGTGGAAATGGACTAGGCCATGAGTTTCTGAATGACGGACCCGAGGACGGCTTATCACGTTTTTGAATATTCAGTCACTCGCTTAAGTTTGTCCCAAAAG ATAAGGTTGATAAACAATAA